The Anopheles gambiae chromosome 2, idAnoGambNW_F1_1, whole genome shotgun sequence genomic sequence tggctgcttcaacctggcctcgcgggatcacttttaaggagttcatcaaccttaatccccgctccgtcaatgtttggcgacccactactgcagcatcccatgcaccttctgcgcctgtTACCCGTGAATCGGATCACCATTCatcgccaccttctatcaaccacacgacacaactgcgaaacgctgatttcactatttcgcccgATCATGGtcctatgagcttgccttatacgcagtactttcagcaagcgtaaaccggctgatccggctgaagattttcatgaactaccgactttacccgaattgatggaagctaaccctgcatctaatacacacaatccgtccgactctcttccgccgttaataacttgcagcgagagcactcccggcgcatctcgctctctcattccttcgatcgatcgactaaacatctactatcaaaacgtaagaggattgcgcacaaaactagacgagttacgcctctctctatctgagcttgatatggatgtgttggtgttaacTGAAACATGGCTCGATGGTTCAATTCCGTCCTCTCTTATCTCGGAGGATGCGTATGTCATCTATCGCTGCGACCGAAATTCTCTCAACAGTAACcgttgccgtggtggtggtgtactcattgcctgctcttccgtgctgaacacgtcaacttTATCACTGCCGTTCGACTCGCTGGAGTCTGTTTGGACAATTGTTAAGCTTCAAAACCTTGCGATTGTTAAGCTTCAAACCACCCGATTTGCGTTCTTCCGAAGTAGTCCTTGACGATTTACATGAGAGTGttagtttcgttgctggcaaacttaaaccaaatgatcttatggtgttacttggtgattttaattcaccatcactctcctggcaaccgtcggcatcgtgcgttaatcagttcattcctactggtgtatctcgtgaaaatgtttctctgcttgatggaatgtcggtaaacggtttgctgcaattatccggcataaaaaatatacgcggaagacaattagatcttctatttgccaatgctggcTTCTTGGAatgctgctcccccgtcatagcttcacctgttccactcgtcgcgctagacaatcatcatcctgctcttgagacaagcgtgctccttacgcactctcgccctgcaccctcccaacgaatacctacggctcgtatgttcaattttagaaaattggactaccaaaagcttcatcgtatattagccgataccgattggtcctttattaatgctgactgtgacattaatcaagctgtagcagcgtttactaatgtaatcacttccgccttcccttcctgctgtcctctccttaaacccgctcctaatcctaagtggtcgaacagagctttacgtctattaaaatcggacaaaaaccgcgctcaacgcgcctaccgtttaaataatactttacacaatctttgtgtatataaatatgcggctaaggcttatcgtcttcttaatcgccatctgtatcgtcgctacgttcggcgtcttcaaatgcgcttcactattgatcctgggtcattctttcgttttgcgaactctcggcgaggctctgctagccttccatccaccctgtttcttgatctgtcctctgctacgtccaatcctgatatatgtaacctatttgccaaacatttctcTAGTGTATTTGTCGATCCTAGTACTTTTAAGGTTCCTTTGGACGTGGGCTTGTCTTACACGCCCTCTGATGTGATATCATGTAATTCAGTCGTTGTAAGTGAAAGCCTAGTAAAATCCGCTTTatccaaacttaaaacttcgttttcaccaggccccgatggcatccctgcctgtgttttgaaaaaatgtggcaataccctcactcctattctcactcgtcttttttctcgctcgcttagtgtagggatttttcctagtcaatggaaactagcttggcttgttcccatttataagaaaggtgaccgcacactagcatcaaactacagaggcatttctattatttgtgcgtgttctaaaatcctcgagtcaattgtccatttatctgtaatgccttgtgtaaaaaattatatttctacggaacaacacggctttatgcccaatcgctcagtgtccaccaacctaatgtgttttttgtcttctctatatcactatctgtctagtggtaagcaagtagacactatctataccgatttcaaagcggcatttgacagtatacctctatcattacttgttgctaagcttcgaaaactaggtttcggtggctctatattgccgtggttcaactcctatcttgagaatcgttcatatgcagttaaaatctgtggctctttctctgaatgctttcttagttcttcgggagtccctcaaggtagtgtccttagtcccttactgttcattctcttcctcaatgactgtacttcgatccttcctcctaacggcttcttgctatatgcggatgacgttaaaatttttcttcctgtatcttctacagctgattgtctagtccttcaatcctggctctgtaaattctctacatggtgtgcttctaacggtttagtcctgtgtcctCAAAAATGTTccgtcttgtctttcttccgatcttctacaagtataactcatgcttatagtgtctgtgatgcccctattccccgtgcgtccttgtctaaggatcttggcgtcttctttgacccgagtctttctttcaaggagcacacggactatgtcatcaacaaggccaacaaaagtcttggttatatttgtcgcatgtccactgaaattcgtgatcccttttgtcttaagtccctttattgttgttgggtccgttccgtactggaatatgcctgtgtcatctggtctcctgtccaactatctctgctccaaaggattgagaggatccagagacgttttacaaggatcgtatttcgtaggtcgctgggtcatcactctattccgcttccttcgtatgagGCCTTGCCAGTTCCTTtattaggccttgccaagttggagcaccgcttctcggtcgctcaggcttctttcgtcgctggcatattgctcaatacgattgataccccttcacttctgtcgcgcttacatttgtatgcaccttgtcgcaccttacgttatcgttttcgtctccagttacctatatgtcgtacacgttttgctcgcaatgagccttttgtaagagctatgtcgtcttttaatagtacttatgatctgttcgatttcaacatatcctatcctgtctaccgatcccgtcttcgctccttttccgtaccataaactccttccaactccttcgtgaataattgttatactatagtcagtaagcactattgctgtaacccaacgtggccgagcaaataataaaataaaataaataaataaaaataaataaatataaatatttggACAATCatgtaatttaataatatgtaatgtaatgtatgTAATGTAATCTGTAATGTAATTATAATGTAATAATCTGAAGAGTTTAGTtccaaaacaacaacgtttTGATTGTGACATATGGACGATGAAAGAGCAGAATACGGTCGATTATAATGCAATAAACCAACAAAATGTATACAAAATAGCGAGTTCAAGACACTtaagattttgtttatttgtgatTCAAGCCAAACTGttagtatttttttacaaaatcgCTCGATACATACATTTTTCTAATAAGATTTTGAATTGGGAACTATTCAACCTTAAATATGAATTTCGATTACATTTACTAtactaaacataaacaaactgTCTTTAATAATTgcttgctttaaaaaaatgtttacttattttaattaaatatataaatttttttCACATAATtgcctttattttgttttaatgaagAAAGATAACAAAGGGAAAAATACTGATAAAGTCATAGAGATATTTATAAAGCTCGTAAAATTTTAACTGAGCGGAAGTGTCCAACTGACTTGTACCATATGTTTTCGATAGTTTGGAGTCTTTCGCatgaaatttttatatgaatatgTCCAGTATCAATTTTGAAGTTTGTGGAATGAATTTACTCCCAAAAATGGCTGAGCCGTTGAAATAATAGGAACTTGAGTCTCCAACATAAAAGGGCATCAatgttattaataaaaaaatcagctccattacttttcatttttgcttaATGAAAAAGTCCAATATCGAATAAGCGACGAGCGTGAAACACATTTCGTGGCTAACCATTTCGATGAGAATTAAATCCCGCTGAATGCTTCAATATAAACACCAATAAaaactttccctttttcggTACGGCACAGGTGATAATTTTAATACACCCGCCAATCGAGTCAACTCTGCGCCGAgtgaaattgcaaaaaaaaaaaagagaaaagaaagcgTAAAAAAGCACATCCGCACGCCAACCATTCCACGACCGTAAGCTATCACACGAAGGGTAGCGTTTAATTTTTATGCGCAAAACGATCCGCCCGAAACGGGCAAACAAGAAGTTGGCAGAAAATCAAGCATGTTGGCAGCACAATCTCTGtcattgttttttcttctctgtttCACCATGCGCCTAGCGGAAAACAAACGCGTCCTGCTCCTTCCGCGAGCGCCCGCGAAACTTGTGACGGcaaaaattaacattaaatttcTGCAACCCTTGTTGCCCGGGCAGCATCGTCATAAAGATAAAGCATGCCGGAGCAGCATTTTGCGCGTTcgcatgggtgtgtgtgtgtgtgtgtatgggtgagGTGCCCTTTGTATCCAACGATCATGCTCACGTTCATCTCCCCATCTTGCATCTTGCACCGTTGTCTGCAAGTCTTTAAACTCTTGCTCGCTAAGTTGTGCACACTCGCCCACCCGCTCGGGCTATAACCCCTTTCTCGCGTCGCCAGAAATAAATGCCGCACGATGATGACGAAGATGAAAGAGGTCGTTTGCCGACGAAACTTGACTTCATAAAGTTCGTTATGAAAATCGAGCCGCTCACTGTTTACTTTATCATCTTGCGCGGGATCTTCCGCCGGTTTGCGTTGACTTTGGGGAGCCTATTTCCGGGGCACCGGGTTTCTTGTGGTCGGTCGGAGGTTTTATGGTGCCCACGGTGGCAGCGCAGGAGGACGGAGGTCGGCGCGCGCGGATGTAGAGGAAGGTTTGTCGGAAATGAACCTTAGGTCTTGAGAAAGATTTCCCGATTTGTTGAATTTGGTAGCCGTGTTTTTGCCTGTCCCTTTGGAGGCCGACGGATTTTTGCGCCTTTGCCGCACTTTATTATGCGTTTTAGCGTGAGCGGAGCGGGTCGGGTGAAATCGCGGGGAGTGCGAGGTTAATGATGGCCGCTTTCTACCGAGTGCGCTACCATGCGATGCCCCTGCCACAGCTTGTGTAGAGCGCCATTTATCTTTGCGCAACCCCGTTTCCCGGTGCTTTGCgagcgttttgttttccaagAGTCAACTCAAAGTCCTAAGCGTGCCAATCATTAGCGTCTTATGCAGTCGGCGTTTGCAGAGCAGAGAAACTTTACCAAGTCAAGTGCAGCTTGATACTACGACTCATCAAGATGTGAtatgtgggtgtgtgatgGGTGGAGTCGATATAAAATCGGCTACACTGATCGATGCAACACGCTTCAAGTTTGACCTCGTTGACAGGAAAGGTTACTCGTGTTAGATGTTTACTTAACTCCGACACCGGATGCAGTTGTGGGGCGATGCGGGTGGCGCGCACGCGAACGTAGCTGTTACGCTGTTCCAGCCCGCCGGAAGCGATGGCAAAGCTATTTTAAGCGTAAGGCGGCAATTAAAACGAATAATATAAAACCATCCGCACGTGGGGCTGGTCGTCGACCGTTTTGTCGGCTCGCATAGAGGGCACAGATATGTTGGCTCAAGCTTccccactgttgctgctgcttctgttaGTGACGCAGTGCTTGGATGGGGCGGATTgtagcaccatcaccacccaaCGGCCAGCGCCGCGCCGGGACGGGCAATATCCTCCGCCAGAGACTCTTGCCTTTCTGCGACCACTGGGCAAGCTGTGCCTGCAGGAGACGGGTGTTAGCCCGGAGGCGGTTAAGCGATTCAGTGACGCCGATCCGTTCGACGATAATCGTGCGCTCAAGTGCTACATGGACTGTATGTTCCGAGTAACGAACGTGACCGATGATCGCGGTGAGCTGCACATGGGCAAGCTGCTCGAACATGTGCCGACAGAGTTTGAAGACATTGCACTGCGAATGGGCGTGAGGTGTACTCGGCCCAAGGGCAAGGATGTGTGCGAACGGGCGTTCTGGTTTCACAAGTGCTGGAAAACGTCGGACCCTGTGGTAGGAAAGCTTTTGGGACCGTGAGTGCGAGGATTGAGGCCCATTTTTAATGGCGACACATTTGCAACCTCTTTTTGCAGCACTACTATCTGGTGTGAGAAGCGACAAAAGTCAACCGGGTTTGTTGTGTTGACCCATTAAGTAAGTATCTAGCTACATTAAGACACACGCTGTTGCCTGCTGAATGCCTGCCTGCTGACCATTATACATCGGCACTCAAAacacaagtgtgtgtgtgcgtgtctctGCGATCTGAGGATGGATGGTCACGAATGCGCCACATCGTAcagcaatcaatcaatcaatgtacaaCGTCCCGGCAGGGTGCGCAGAATGGAAGTACAAGTTCAACGTGACCGTTTTTATGATTGATTCTTGAATAAACAGTAAGCACAACCGTTTAGTTCTTTGCAGccgtgttggtgttgttggcgGTGGTTAGGACAAAGAAAGAACGTTTGTACTTCGTTTCGAAGTTGCAcccggtttgtttgtttgtaaatcaATTGTGCAATCGTTCGCAACTTTCGCTCCGACACAAAGAACTTCGTCTAGCACCAGCCACAGGCACAGGTACGGAGCACATTCTAGGGCGACAGACGAGCGGCATGCAAGCAGCGCTCTTCGGTGAACCGGTTGTTTTGCAGCTTACTGTTAGCGTGTCGCTGCTAATGCCTCTCTTGTGCATggaaatttccattttccagtcaacaaactttttcttttgcgGAAATTTCTTCTAAGGTACACGGTTGATGTACTGCAACGTGTCTGGTTCCCCGTGTGGTGCGACGGTGTGGGTTTATGGCGTGGTGCAGCTGAATATGGAACGCTGTCTGTTTAATTGAAGAAGCTTGAAGCTTTAATCGTTTCAAGCATTCGAGGCGATATGTTTGAAACGATAACttgaagcaacaaaacaaaaaatgaaccaaTTTGAAGTGTACTTTATGATTCTTTTTTAACGTTCACGTGCTGTACAATTCTCACGCTAAGCAAGAGTCAATGTGAAGCACCGAAGCATTTTCCTGTCTTCAATGGTACTGCTTGTCCAGTGTGGTGTTTATGCTGTTGCAGTATATTGCTTTTGTGAGAGAACGCAAGGTGGAAAAGTGTAGTATCATTCATAAGAATGATGGCAAAATAGGTTGAACTTAAGACATGGGTTAATGATTTAAGAACAGATTTAACATGACAATTTGAGTTGAAATCGATATTGGAAAATATCTCTTAATGCAGTATAAAGTGAGACACTTTATCTTTTTATAAAATCTTTTTAACGTTTGTTTCAAAATGGTTTTACAGTTGGATTATATTTGTTGATGAATTGACACATAAAAAAGACTGCTTAAAATTAATGTTATTTAGCAaattgtttatgttgtttattttgttatagTTCAGATTTTAATAACATTACTTATAAAGGTAACTGGTATTTCGATTTCAGCTGGAATGGACACAGTAATGACAAGCTGAAAAAACGATGGTAGCAGACAAACTGCATTAAAACCGCAAGGCAACATCATGAAACACAGATAACTATACATAAACTTTGCCAAATACGAACCAGAAAGTTCAACTACAGAAAGTTCAATCCTTTGCTCTGCATTCAACCCTGCTTAGTTGAGTGAAACCAAGGCCACTCCAGTGCGAGCACTAATTTGGTCTACATTTTATCACGATACTTTGTCAATTAAGAGTTTGAAGCGGCCCTCGCTTGGACATTACACCGACCTGTCCTGCCCCGGTATAGCTTATTTCCGACACGGCAAACTTCCGCACGGTACGACCAAATTTGAGATGCACAGAAAATTGCACCCGGTAAGGGTATAGAACAGTGCACTCCTTAAAAGTTTTCGATAACTCTTGCTTCCGAAGCAGTTGCAaccatgtgtatgtgtatgtgtagttAGTTGTTTGGCGAGAATCGGCATCAAAATAGGTGATAGTGCTACAGAACAGAGGaggaaaaattcaaaacattaaacaaaccGCAACTGGTAGTCGAAGCTGCCCTTTGCCCTTGTAATAATTACGATCACTAACTTCCGGTTCCGTTTCCTTCCAGCATCGATGATGTGAATAGGCACGTTCGCACGCATCTGCAATCGGCCCGGTCGATTTGTTGCATTTGGCGAGCACTTTCAGCGCGATCGAGTTGAACTGCTTCGGTATGGCGTGGTAAACATCGATCAGATCGAGCTCGCCGTTCGGACGGGTAACGTTGTGCAGGCGGAACATACAGTACATGTAGCATTGCAGTTCGTGCGATGCCTGCACCGATTGTGGACTATTGAATTGTTCAATTTGCTCGTCGGTGGTTCCGGTTTCGCGCAGACACTCGGAACGAAATTGCCCCATTTGCTGCAGTAGCTCCGGGGACAGAGAATTTGGAACGTTTGCACTAACAGTTGCCATCAGGCAGATGGATGTAGCTACAACAATAGTCAACATGTTATGCTTTAATCTCACCAGTTGAGATGCCTAGTTACAACTGAGAGGTAAAGAGGTGATGTCCAGCCACAGCGCCACTGTCATGAAATGAACTTCACAAATTAATTACAGAATGTTAGCTTGAGTACAGCAAAGGGGAAAGGTGGATGATTGATGGGTTAGAAAATATTGGATGGCGTCAGTGCAATTAACCAGTGACGCATCGGAAAcatattgattatttttaattattgacTTTGCATCACAAAGTCAGCACATTTTcgctctcttttctttttcacagATATACAACAAGCAGAGTACTATTTATATTCGGTTAAATCTTTTGATTTACATTCATTTTGCTTCTAGCATAGTTTCTAACCTGTTTCAAAAGTGTTTCTGAAAAGTGTGGCAAGCATGTTTGTTACTATTTTTATTCCAAATAATTTCAAAAGGTTTGTAATTATTACAATGTTACAAATTATGTTTCACTCTAGATATTCCACTTCCTAGTAACTTTCGTTCGAATCTGCTTCCGCAATAGACATATCAACTAACTTTCTCCATCGAACAAACTTTCCAATAATGTTCACCTTTTCACCTCCAGTGCTCAAATGGTGTGAGATATGTATTTTAGAGCTTTCctatacacactcacacgtacACAGTAAATATATCCACATACACCCGAACGTAAAGCGCTAAAGTCGCCGACAAGGGCCAACAACGCTGGGCAGTAAATCATTGCGAACTCAATTTCATCGCAAACTGACCCCTTTTCTCAATTAATTGCACAGTAGTTTTCGGTGCAAAGTTACTCGTTAAAGCCCTTCGAGCGGTTTTTGGCAAAGATAGGGCAGGCAAACGAGCGCGATGGGAGGGTACATTTGTTGGCAAGCGGTTATGAAACGAGCGAACATTGTTCCAGAAAGAAATCTGTCCTAACCTCAATTTATGATCAGACGACTATGTGCGTTCGATAAGGGGGCTTCTGCGGGTAGAAATTTAATGCAGCTCGCCTGCACACTGGTGAAGCGCAATAAAGTTAGCCATCTACTTGTGCCGTAAAGTTAGCCCACGTGATCTGCAGTGTTGATCCAGAGGCAGCGAACAGGCCTTGATATTGGTTTCGGTAAGGGATGGTGAAGTCTAACAAATTCGCAAGCTCTGACCAAGGTTCATGGCAAGCGGGATCATCAACGTTGAGCGCATCGAATATTCATTTAGCCATTTTCGTCGAATCATAGGCATGCGAAATTGCAAGAATTGGCATACAAAATCGGAGCGGGATGGTACTGTTATTGTGGCATGGAGTATCCGAACGGCTCACGGCAGATGGCAAAATTTTTGCGGCGAACGCATGTGAAGTCGCTGGAGCCATACCAACCGCACCGAAGGTGGCTGCGATTGCCTCACTTTAATGGCTTTGCATGTAGGAAAGCTAGTCAGCCATGTACGACTGTGCCAGGTAGTGCGAAGAATAGTCTGCCGATCGAAACATTGAACCGTTCGGTGAGTTATATTGACCAACGGATTCGACCGATGAATAATGGAGGCACCGAAATGGACATgtacaaacgcacgcacaaagCACGTGCTGTATTGGTGATTAAAATTGAAAGTATAGTGCTTTCAGTGGTTGGTTCAGGGTTTCCCCTCTTCCTGGGCGTACAGTGCCGATGGCGTCGTTGCACGTCTGGCATTTGGCGGGACCGGTACAAACTTTTCATCggaaatcaatcaattacGAGCTGAAGCCTCGAATGGCTGCGTGTAGCAGGCTCATCACCGAGCTTGTCTCTGGAGCTAGCGGTTCGTTGCGTTGACCGTTCACTTACCTCCGCGGACCTCACAGGTAAGCACCAGGTTGTCGTCCTCCTGCAGTGGCCCGATCGCACCGGTCACGTCCAGCCCGGACGCGTCGTACACGAGTATCTGATGCGGTGGCACTGAAAGAGATAGACACACGAAATTAGTGGATGTCTTACTGCTGGGTTGGGCATGGGAGCAGAGACGCCGTACCGCAAAGGACACACAACGCACACCGGTGTCGTGTGGTTGCGTGACGCATTTCGGCCAATCAATCATCTGGAGGCGGTTTCGAaggtttttcgttttcgtttggcTTTATTAGCCGGATGTTGGTCGGGAGTTGGATGAAAATTGATTGCGTTTGAAAATGCGGCTGGGCTAGAGATCTTAGCAAAATTGGCAATCAGTTGGACTTTTAATCGATCGAGCCTATCTTAAGTACTTTTGAGTCATAGGGATTTGAGCACAAAACCGAATTTTGTAATGTCCAGGTCACACGAGGCGTGAAATTAAAAAGTTTAGGCCATATGTCGTTTAGTTTCAATACATGAATCTTAGATCTTAGTTAAATTGGCAATCAGTTGGACTTTTAATCGATCGAGCCTACCTTAAGTACTTATGAGTCATAGGGATTTGAGAACAAAATCGAATTTTGTAATGCCTAGGTCACACAAGGCGTGAACTTAAAAAGTTTAGGCCATACATTTCAAGCGTAAAATAGGTAGCGCCAATGGGATGAGGTTTAGTTTCAATACATGAATAGCAATCGTAACGATAATCAGGAATAAATATAAGCTATGTTACATTGGGTGCGTCCTCTTCCAATGCGCAGGTTATGGTCGCATCGCGTAGCAGTGCGCGAAAGTCAAATTGAGACTTGTAATTCAGTAGTTCAGAGAGTATGATTTAGCtgatactttttatttttaagagaAGGCTGGCCTGTCAGATGGCAGAAGATATTGATTGTTTATTCGAATAATTTTTAGTCTATAACCAGGAGCATATTATACGACCAGGAATTCAACTTCATAATAATTCTACTATAGAATGCATGTAGTTCattctaaaataaaataattcttaattaaaaa encodes the following:
- the LOC1279782 gene encoding pheromone-binding protein-related protein 6: MLAQASPLLLLLLLVTQCLDGADCSTITTQRPAPRRDGQYPPPETLAFLRPLGKLCLQETGVSPEAVKRFSDADPFDDNRALKCYMDCMFRVTNVTDDRGELHMGKLLEHVPTEFEDIALRMGVRCTRPKGKDVCERAFWFHKCWKTSDPVHYYLV
- the LOC1279783 gene encoding pheromone-binding protein-related protein 6, yielding MLTIVVATSICLMATVSANVPNSLSPELLQQMGQFRSECLRETGTTDEQIEQFNSPQSVQASHELQCYMYCMFRLHNVTRPNGELDLIDVYHAIPKQFNSIALKVLAKCNKSTGPIADACERAYSHHRCWKETEPEHYHLF